A single Drosophila ananassae strain 14024-0371.13 chromosome 3L, ASM1763931v2, whole genome shotgun sequence DNA region contains:
- the LOC6495726 gene encoding THO complex subunit 5, translated as MEDILNKQFDQLQKAIDGIMDLKAKGQSSEEARTSATLMFVALKHANREVKQKIKAGRDKLHLEKNKVDLSRLQLQNLLYEVSHLKKEIIRCQKFKSRDTHLELLSEGDYADRLPNLPAAKEDMSSHKKHLHRLECELRLRKDLDKQYSALLNSKQELLQDNLSQTQRYISFAPALRTLLGATQPLHDALQLSLDVEWKLSAVVKYLPKPLYILFINLQSIQRISDDHTFASEVVGYESEAQMQDLLKEKRSASLQRLKAEDEMDESSKSTLDKALLPHPLHIRITIGAAGSNQLILLIRYFELIKCAAVWAQMNLAGNNGGDTNFVHNILRHLYANDLGNEIPIPGMQYELQNSNISAEECLAHLEAKDFGKPYCWLQGMCSIPTVNSSMVYNHELNLNKNTREIIARISSRWNSWLKLSQQIRGLMYKDVDLYTLKENIYPAGLSCSLVQWTVITLEEFHAQNSDVLKISSDDKGVTYSIYRAVIVRGSAKMECFIRVPSNYPLEIPLWILNVHWNGCHTSQNNSAIKMMEFWTNSLQPTQLEDNERILYAQLFRTIYSFDIFLETEGSIQSTIEYNKEKPYISAFAKRSRARPYKYFKKGSVYAFKQ; from the exons ATGGAAgatatattaaataaacagTTTGATCAGTTGCAAAAGGCGATCGACGGTATTATGGATCTGAAGGCAAAG GGGCAGTCCTCAGAGGAAGCGCGCACGTCGGCCACTTTGATGTTTGTGGCTCTGAAGCACGCGAATCGGGAGGTGAAGCAAAAGATCAAGGCTGGACGGGACAAGCTGCACCTGGAGAAGAACAAGGTGGACCTTAGCAGACTGCAGTTGCAGAACCTGCTGTACGAAGTGAGCCACCTGAAGAAAGAGATCATCCGCTGCCAAAAGTTCAAAAGTCGCGACACCCACCTGGAACTGCTTTCGGAGGGTGACTACGCAGATAGGCTTCCCAACCTACCAGCCGCCAAGGAAGACATGTCAAGCCATAAGAAGCATCTGCATCGGTTGGAGTGCGAGCTGCGACTTCGAAAGGATCTCGACAAACAGTACAGTGCACTGCTGAACTCCAAACAGGAGCTGTTGCAAGACAATCTAAGCCAGACCCAGCGGTACATCTCTTTTGCACCTGCTTTGCGCACTTTGCTGGGTGCCACGCAGCCACTGCACGATGCCCTGCAGCTATCTCTAGACGTGGAGTGGAAGCTTAGTGCCGTGGTCAAGTACCTGCCGAAACCCCTGTACATCCTGTTTATCAACCTGCAATCGATTCAACGCATTAGCGACGATCACACGTTTGCCTCCGAAGTAGTGGGCTATGAAAGTGAAGCTCAAATGCAGGATTTGTTGAAGGAAAAGCGCTCTGCTTCCTTGCAGCGGTTGAAGGCGGAAGATGAAATGGATGAATCGTCAAAAAGTACCTTGGACAAGGCATTGCTTCCTCATCCTCTGCATATTCGAATCACG ATTGGCGCGGCTGGCTCCAACCAATTAATTCTTTTGATTCGTTATTTTGAGCTTATTAAATGCGCCGCAGTCTGGGCTCAAATGAACCTTGCGGGTAACAATGG CGGGGATACCAACTTTGTCCACAACATTTTGAGGCATTTATACGCCAACGATTTGGGCAACGAAATACCCATTCCAGGCATGCAGTATGAG CTACAGAATTCTAATATATCCGCCGAGGAATGTCTGGCGCATTTGGAGGCCAAGGACTTTGGAAAACCCTATTGCTGGTTGCAAGGAATGTGCTCTATTCCCACGGTCAATAGTTCGATGGTGTACAACCACGAGTTGAATTTGAACAAAAACACGCGGGAAATCATTGCCCGCATCTCCAGCCGGTGGAACTCTTGGCTGAAgctgagtcagcagattcGAGGTCTGATGTACAAGGATGTCGATCTATACACTTTGAAGGAGAACATTTACCCCGCCGGCTTGTCGTGCAGTCTTGTACAATGGACTGTCATTACATTGGAGGAATTTCATGCTCAAAACTCGGATGTTCTGAAGATTTCCTCAGACGACAAGGGTGTAACTTACAGCATATATCGGGCTGTAATTGTTCGAGGATCTGCGAAAATGGAGTGTTTTATCAGGGTCCCTAGCAATTACCCTTTGGAAATACCACTTTGGATTTTAAATGTGCATTGGAACGGCTGTCATACATCCCAAAACAATTCCGCCATCAAG ATGATGGAGTTCTGGACCAACTCCCTACAGCCCACGCAACTAGAGGATAACGAGCGCATTCTGTATGCTCAACTCTTCCGAACTATATACAGCTTTGATATATTTCTGGAGACAGAGGGCTCCATTCAAAGCACAATCGAGTACAACAAGGAAAAGCCATACATTAGTGCTTTTGCAAAGCGGAGTCGTGCGCGCCCATATAAGTACTTTAAAAAGGGATCGGTGTACGCCTTCAAACAGTGA
- the LOC6494909 gene encoding uncharacterized protein LOC6494909 isoform X1 codes for MNLFVVLVVVSMFSNLIQAAPSVDISNDELMDGKYLCEAGSKKYDGPFFVRLISAANGQTVVCYECSQSDFKTKFNIKPCTDRFMPGKIVGNHHREIVPYLVRMDPMYNKDTWSSKLKRNFDEIDKASASFSILNQLV; via the exons ATGAATCTGTTTGTAGTGCTGGTGGTTGTATCTATGTTCTCGAATCTTATCCAGGCAGCGCCAAGCGTG GATATTTCCAACGATGAGTTAATGGATGGGAAATATTTGTGCGAAG CTGGCTCAAAAAAGTATGATGGACCATTTTTTGTCAG ATTAATTTCTGCTGCCAATGGGCAAACAGTCGTTTGCTACGAGTGCAGTCAGTCGGATTTCAAAACCAAATTCAACATTAAACCGTGCACCGATCGATTTATGCCCGGGAAGATCGTCGGCAACCATCACCGGGAGATAGTGCCATACCTCGTCCGCATGGATCCGATGTACAACAAGGACACCTGGAGCAGTAAGCTCAAGAGGAACTTTGACGAGATCGACAAGGCATCGGCCAGCTTCAGCATATTAAACCAGCTTGTCTAG
- the LOC6495723 gene encoding probable transaldolase: MGSDRSLKKQKMSVLQELKQVTTIVADTGDFEAINIYKPTDATTNPSLILSASSMERYQPLVQKAVDYAKKTKGSVCDQVAEAMDYLCVLFGTEILKVVPGRVSTEIDARLSFDTKKSVAKALKLIDLYKSLGIGKERILIKLASTWEGIKAAEILENEHGVHCNLTLLFSFAQAVACAEAGVTLISPFVGRILDWYVANTETKKFEPLKDPGVISVTNIYNYYKKFGYKTLVMGASFRNVGEIKALAGCDLLTISPALLKELENETESVVTYLSVSNAKLQDIEKITVDESKFRWMLNEDAMATDKLSEGIRKFAVDTVKLENLIKTYLK; encoded by the exons ATGGGAAGTGATCGCTCTTTAAAAAAGCAGAAAATGTCGGTCTTACAGGAACTCAAGCAAGTCACCACAATTGTTGCTGACACCGGCGACTTTGAAG CCATCAACATATACAAGCCCACAGATGCCACCACAAACCCTTCCCTTATCTTGTCCGCCTCGTCCATGGAGCGGTACCAGCCTCTGGTCCAAAAGGCAGTGGACTATGCTAAGAAAACCAAAGG ATCGGTCTGCGACCAGGTTGCGGAGGCCATGGACTACCTGTGTGTGCTCTTTGGAACGGAAATTCTGAAGGTTGTGCCTGGCCGAGTTTCCACCGAAATCGATGCTCGCCTCTCGTTCGACACCAAGAAGAGCGTGGCGAAGGCCCTGAAGCTCATTGACCTGTACAAATCCCTGGGAATCGGCAAGGAGCGTATTCTTATCAAGCTGGCATCTACCTGGGAGGGCATCAAGGCGGCTGAGATTCTGGAGAACGAGCACGGAGTCCACTGCAACCTGACCCTGCTGTTTTCCTTCGCACAAGCCGTGGCATGCGCCGAAGCCGGCGTAACCCTGATCTCGCCGTTCGTCGGCAGAATCCTCGACTGGTATGTGGCCAACACGGAGACCAAGAAATTCGAGCCCCTGAAGGATCCGGGTGTCATCTCCGTGACGAATATCTACAACTACTACAAGAAGTTCGGCTACAAGACCCTGGTGATGGGTGCATCGTTCAGAAATGTTGGTGAAATCAAAGCCCTGGCCGGATGCGATTTGCTGACCATCAGTCCCGCGCTACTCAAGGAGCTGGAGAACGAGACAGAATCTGTGGTAACCTACTTGTCGGTCAGCAACGCCAAGCTGCAGGATATCGAGAAGATTACCGTGGACGAGAGCAAGTTCCGTTGGATGCTCAACGAAGATGCCATGGCCACAGACAAGCTCTCCGAGGGTATTCGAAAGTTTGCCGTCGATACTGTTAAGCTGGAAAACCTAATTAAGACCTATCTTAAGTAG
- the LOC6495725 gene encoding stomatin-like protein 2, mitochondrial gives MSRFLLSSRRLIPQHDFLLAGSWISTFQHSRRGKASTPINMCVMFVPQQEAWVVERMGRFHRILEPGLNVLVPVADKIKYVQSLKEIAIDVPKQSAITSDNVTLSIDGVLYLRIIDPYRASYGVEDPEFAITQLAQTTMRSELGKMSLDKVFRERESLNVSIVDSINKASEAWGIACLRYEIRDIRLPTRVHEAMQMQVEAERRKRAAILESEGVREAEINIAEGKRKSRILASEAERQEHINKASGEAAAIIAVADARARSLLAIAKSLSHLDGQNAASLTLAEQYISAFKKLAKTNNTMILPSNPGDVNSFVAQALAVYKHVANPNQASIQPDGVKAVLNAKNVDFNQLNEDKTSVKMNIE, from the exons ATGTCAAGATTTCTATTGTCGTCCAGGAGATTGATACCGCAG CACGATTTTTTGCTTGCCGGTTCGTGGATTTCGACCTTTCAGCATTCTCGTCGAGGAAAGGCCTCTACTCCCATAAACATGTGTGTTATGTTTGTGCCGCAGCAGGAG GCCTGGGTGGTGGAGCGCATGGGCCGGTTTCATAGGATACTGGAGCCAGGCCTCAACGTACTGGTGCCTGTTGCGGACAAAATCAAATATGTGCAGAGCCTGAAGGAAATCGCTATTGATGTTCCGAAGCAGAGTGCCATTACCTCGGACAACGTCACTCTCAGCATCGACGGAGTACTATACTTGCGCATCATCGATCCCTATAGAG CTTCTTACGGAGTGGAGGACCCGGAGTTTGCAATCACACAGTTGGCCCAAACTACGATGCGATCCGAGCTGGGCAAGATGTCCCTGGATAAGGTCTTCCGCGAGCGAGAATCCCTAAATGTCAGCATCGTCGACTCGATCAACAAGGCGAGTGAAGCCTGGGGTATCGCATGCTTGCGTTACGAGATCCGAGATATACGT CTGCCAACCAGAGTCCACGAAGCGATGCAAATGCAGGTTGAGGCAGAGAGGCGGAAAAGGGCGGCGATTCTTGAGTCCGAGGGAGTTCGCGAGGCCGAAATTAATATTGCCGAGGGCAAGCGAAAGTCTAGAATCCTAGCCTCTG AGGCTGAGCGACAGGAGCACATAAATAAGGCGAGTGGTGAAGCGGCTGCCATTATAGCCGTTGCAGATGCCAGGGCTCGAAGCCTGCTGGCCATAGCCAAGTCACTGTCTCATTTG GACGGACAAAATGCTGCTTCCCTGACTCTGGCCGAGCAGTATATTAGCGCGTTTAAGAAACTGGCTAAGACGAATAACACGATGATATTGCCCTCGAATCCAGGAGATGTCAATAGTTTCGTTGCGCAGGCACTGGCGGTATATAAGCACGTTGCCAATCCCAACCAGGCCAGCATCCAGCCCGATGGCGTTAAGGCGGTTCTCAACGCGAAAAATGTTGATTTCAACCAATTGAATGAGGATAAAACCAGTGTGAAAATGAATATTGAATAA
- the LOC6494909 gene encoding uncharacterized protein LOC6494909 isoform X3: protein MNLFVVLVVVSMFSNLIQAAPSVDISNDELMDGKYLCEGIGRQLHNRVPNISALKLFGNGNNDKFRTSGFTHESVSVKEPEF, encoded by the exons ATGAATCTGTTTGTAGTGCTGGTGGTTGTATCTATGTTCTCGAATCTTATCCAGGCAGCGCCAAGCGTG GATATTTCCAACGATGAGTTAATGGATGGGAAATATTTGTGCGAAGGTATTGGAAGGCAACTCCATAATAGAGTTCCAA ATATTTcagctttaaaactgtttGGTAACGGAAACAACGACAAGTTTCGAACATCAGGATTT aCACATGAATCAGTTTCTGTCAAAGAGCCAGAATTTTGA
- the LOC6495724 gene encoding G protein alpha s subunit isoform X1, with translation MGCFGSPTSKQSDVNPDDPKSQKRRSEAISRQLQKDKQLYRATHRLLLLGAGESGKSTIVKQMRILHVDGFSDSEKKQKIDDIKKNIRDAILTITGAMSTLNPPVALEKKENEPRVEYIQDYASSPDFNYPPEFYEHTEELWKDKGVLQTYERSNEYQLIDCAKYFLDRVSTIKNPNYTPNEQDILRCRVLTSGIFETRFQVDKVNFHMFDVGGQRDERRKWIQCFNDVTAIIFVTACSSYNMVLREDPTQNRLRESLDLFKSIWNNRWLRTISIILFLNKQDLLAEKIKAGKSKLSEYFSEFNKYQTPIDTGDAIMESNDDPEVIRAKYFIRDEFLRISTASGDGKHYCYPHFTCAVDTENIKRVFNDCRDIIQRMHLRQYELL, from the exons ATGGGTTGCTTTGGGTCTCCAACCTCGAAGCAGTCGGATGTGAACCCGGATGACCCGAAGAGCCAGAAGCGCCGGAGCGAAGCAATATCTAGACAGTTGCAGAAGGACAAACAGCTCTATAGGGCCACACACAGGCTGCTCCTCCTAGGGGCGGGTGAGTCCGGCAAATCAACTATAGTCAAGCAGATGCGAATATTGCACgtcgatggattttctgactccgaaaagaaacagaaaattGATGATATTAAAAAGAATATTCGAGACGCTATCTTG ACTATTACAGGAGCCATGAGCACACTTAATCCACCTGTAGctttagaaaagaaagaaaatgaACCCAGAGTGGAATATATTCAGGATTATGCATCTA GTCCGGACTTTAATTATCCTCCTGAATTTTATGAACATACAGAAGAACTATGGAAAGACAAGGGTGTTCTTCAAACCTACGAGAGGTCGAATGAGTATCAATTAATTGATTGTGCGAAATA CTTCCTGGATCGAGTAAGCACAATCAAGAATCCAAACTATACCCCAAATGAGCAGGATATTCTTCGGTGCCGTGTTTTGACTTCTGGAATATTTGAAACAAGATTTCAAGTGGACAAAGTAAACTTTCA CATGTTTGATGTCGGAGGACAGCGGGACGAGCGTAGAAAATGGATTCAATGTTTTAATGATGTAACTGCTATTATATTCGTAACTGCGTGCTCAAGTTATAACATGGTTTTGCGTGAAGATCCCACCCAAAATCGGCTTCGAGAATCTTTGGATTTGTTCAAGAGTATTTGGAACAACAG atgGCTTCGCACGATTTCTAttatactatttttaaataagcaaGATTTGTTAGCAGAGAAAATTAAGGCTGGAAAAAGTAAATTGTCGGAATATTTCTCCGAGTTTAACAAATACCAAACGCCAA TCGATACAGGTGACGCAATAATGGAATCCAATGACGACCCAGAAGTAATAcgagcaaaatattttatacgaGACGAGTTTCTG CGTATATCTACCGCTAGCGGAGACGGTAAACACTACTGCTATCCACATTTCACATGCGCCGTTGACACAGAAAACATTAAACGGGTGTTTAATGATTGCAGAGACATTATTCAAAGGATGCACCTTCGTCAATATGAATTGTTATAG
- the LOC26515102 gene encoding fizzy-related protein homolog: MFQMEYQKRLLQRYTNNIAGREELDLRCIPMRAGSQWDRNYFLSQDLNSAQPVVPAVSNSSSELRHNSAYACLLRNEFLDTEVTSIDQCKQSPKVRSDTGDFRVRESTRLYRFIERNSPTLPALRPPFENVGEASQRLLSISKRPVRKLSRLPYKILDAPELQDDFYLNLIDWSSENMLAVGLGYSVYLWNAVSGQVTRLCDFSHEDNLVTAVRWHGAGRQVAIGTLGGYVSIWDADRQKEYTKLEGHSARVTALAWCGNFLSSGSRDRTILQRDVRLPPSDIVRCLHGHKHEVCGLQWSPTWQYLASGGNDNRLLIWTAQGSEPLYSFSDHKAVVKALAWSPHKTGLLASGGGTADRCLRFWNVLTGQLVQSIDTGAQISNLAWAHNSAELVTTHGYAQPQVIVWRYPSLKQVVRLTGHTHRVVYLAVSPDNESIVTGGADETLRFWSVFTKRQAPKMPHSVLSLNRNIR, translated from the coding sequence ATGTTTCAAATGGAGTATCAGAAGCGGTTGCTTCAGCGATACACCAACAACATCGCGGGTAGGGAGGAGTTGGATCTTCGCTGCATCCCCATGCGGGCGGGCAGTCAATGGGATCGAAACTATTTTCTCTCCCAAGATTTAAACTCAGCTCAGCCAGTGGTTCCAGCAGTGTCCAATAGTTCTAGCGAGTTGCGCCACAACTCAGCCTATGCCTGCTTGCTACGGAACGAGTTCCTAGACACGGAGGTGACCTCCATCGATCAGTGCAAGCAGAGCCCCAAGGTGCGTTCAGACACTGGCGATTTTAGAGTGCGAGAGAGCACCCGTCTCTACAGGTTCATCGAAAGGAATTCGCCCACGTTGCCTGCCCTAAGGCCCCCTTTCGAAAATGTTGGCGAAGCCAGCCAGCGATTGCTTAGCATTTCTAAGAGACCCGTTCGCAAGCTGTCGCGACTTCCGTACAAGATACTTGACGCACCCGAGCTGCAGGATGACTTTTACTTGAACCTTATTGACTGGTCGTCGGAGAACATGCTCGCGGTGGGCCTGGGCTACTCGGTTTACCTCTGGAATGCTGTTAGTGGCCAAGTGACCCGCCTTTGCGACTTTAGTCACGAGGATAACTTGGTGACGGCTGTCAGATGGCACGGCGCCGGCCGTCAAGTGGCTATTGGGACTCTCGGTGGCTATGTGAGCATCTGGGACGCGGATCGTCAAAAGGAATACACAAAACTGGAGGGTCACTCAGCGAGAGTTACAGCACTGGCGTGGTGTGGAAATTTTCTGTCTAGCGGATCTCGGGATCGCACCATCCTGCAGCGGGACGTTCGATTACCGCCGTCGGACATCGTGCGCTGCCTCCATGGACATAAGCACGAGGTGTGCGGCCTGCAATGGTCACCCACTTGGCAGTATTTGGCCAGTGGGGGCAACGACAATCGCTTGTTGATTTGGACGGCCCAGGGATCCGAGCCCCTGTACTCTTTCAGCGACCATAAGGCCGTGGTGAAGGCTCTGGCTTGGTCGCCTCACAAAACCGGCTTACTGGCCAGTGGCGGAGGAACTGCGGATCGGTGTCTGCGCTTTTGGAACGTTCTCACCGGGCAGCTGGTGCAGAGCATTGACACGGGCGCCCAGATAAGCAACCTGGCTTGGGCCCATAACTCAGCCGAGCTGGTCACCACTCACGGCTATGCTCAGCCGCAAGTTATCGTGTGGCGGTATCCTTCCCTGAAGCAAGTAGTCAGACTCACAGGCCACACCCACCGGGTTGTTTACCTGGCGGTTAGCCCTGATAACGAGTCGATAGTCACCGGTGGGGCTGACGAGACTCTGCGTTTTTGGAGTGTTTTTACGAAACGACAGGCGCCCAAGATGCCACACTCAGTGCTAAGCTTAAATCGGAACATCAGATAG
- the LOC6494909 gene encoding uncharacterized protein LOC6494909 isoform X2, with protein MNLFVVLVVVSMFSNLIQAAPSVDISNDELMDGKYLCEDISALKLFGNGNNDKFRTSGFVSDDLSPSSPFFNEFYKLFLRHMNQFLSKSQNFESLQDRISRTVSKRGLDSIGGGHLIKRADSSKLLSE; from the exons ATGAATCTGTTTGTAGTGCTGGTGGTTGTATCTATGTTCTCGAATCTTATCCAGGCAGCGCCAAGCGTG GATATTTCCAACGATGAGTTAATGGATGGGAAATATTTGTGCGAAG ATATTTcagctttaaaactgtttGGTAACGGAAACAACGACAAGTTTCGAACATCAGGATTTGTAAGCGACGACCTATCACCTTCATCGCCATTTTTTAACGAGTTTTacaaactttttttaagaCACATGAATCAGTTTCTGTCAAAGAGCCAGAATTTTGAGTCCTTACAAGACAGGATCTCACGAACAGTTTCTAAACGCGGCTTAGACAGCATTGGTGGAGGACATTTAATAAAGAGGGCTGACAGTAGCAAGTTATTAAGCGAGTAG
- the LOC6494908 gene encoding cytochrome c oxidase assembly protein COX15 homolog, with amino-acid sequence MLRLLQKRTSLIKQLVPGPRLHQTIAQTAIKEIPAIKPISISKSDKIVGRWFLGVSGMVFVAVGLGGVTRLTESGLSMVTWKLTGERMPRTQEEWIEEFSKYQQYPEYKLKNVNMTVEEFKFIFMMEYMHRMWGRAIGGLFLLPAAYFWKKGYFCAKTKKTVLLLGTLIGLQGLMGWYMVKSGLEDRFQDPNDVPRVSQYRLASHLAAAFVLYAFSLSKAMSMLIPTNTFVIQAKNAFNIKGLSHMTKAMVLLTAISGAFVAGLDAGLVYNSFPKMGDKWIPDDMWQFKPVQKNITENPTTVQFNHRILGISTVTLTTALWLVTRRMQLPKRANWAINAVVAMAWTQATLGVTTLLTYVPVPLATAHQSGSLILLSFALWLSHEVRLLKYLPK; translated from the exons ATGTTACGCTTGCTGCAAAAGAGGACAAGTCTTATAAAACAGCTGGTTCCAGGACCCCGACTACACCAAACCATTGCGCAAACAGCGATAAAG GAAATTCCCGCGATAAAACCCATAAGTATTTCAAAGAGCGATAAGATCGTAGGACGATGGTTCCTCGGAGTGAGTGGCATGGTTTTTGTTGCAGTTGGCCTGG GGGGTGTGACTAGATTGACCGAGTCAGGCCTCTCCATGGTTACGTGGAAACTGACGGGCGAGCGAATGCCAAGGACGCAGGAAGAGTGGATAGAAGAGTTCTCCAAATACCAGCAATATCCCGAATATAAGCT gaaaaatgtaaacatGACGGTGGAAGAGTTCAAGTTCATATTCATGATGGAATACATGCACAGGATGTGGGGCCGTGCCATTGGCGGCTTGTTCCTTCTGCCAGCTGCCTACTTTTGGAAAAAGGGTTACTTCTGCGCCAAGACCAAGAAGACAGTTCTGTTGCTTGGCACGCTCATTGGACTCCAGGGGCTGATGGGGTGGTACATGGTCAAATCCGGGCTGGAGGACAGGTTCCAGGATCCCAACGATGTGCCACGAGTCTCACAGTATCGGCTGGCCTCTCACTTGGCCGCTGCCTTCGTCCTTTACGCCTTTTCGCTGTCGAAGGCAATGTCAATGCTTATTCCCACAAACACATTCGTGATCCAGGCCAAGAATGCATTTAATATTAAGGGCTTGTCACACATGACGAAAGCCATGGTCCTGCTGACTGCCATTTCCGGCGCGTTTGTGGCTGGACTGGACGCCGGTCTAGTGTACAATTCATTCCCAAAGATGGGCGACAAGTGGATTCCCGACGATATGTGGCAGTTTAAGCCAGTGCAGAAGAACATTACCGAGAACCCAACAACAGTGCAGTTCAATCATCGCATACTGGGAATCAGCACAGTGACCCTAACCACGGCTCTCTGGCTGGTCACCCGCCGAATGCAGCTTCCGAAGCGCGCCAACTGGGCCATCAACGCGGTGGTGGCCATGGCCTGGACCCAAGCCACTCTTGGAGTGACCACGCTACTGACCTACGTTCCAGTGCCTCTGGCGACGGCCCATCAGTCTGGATCGCTGATTCTATTGAGCTTTGCCCTCTGGCTGTCACACGAAGTGCGATTGTTAAAGTACCTGCCGAAGTAA
- the LOC6495724 gene encoding guanine nucleotide-binding protein G(s) subunit alpha isoform X2 has product MGCFGSPTSKQSDVNPDDPKSQKRRSEAISRQLQKDKQLYRATHRLLLLGAGESGKSTIVKQMRILHVDGFSDSEKKQKIDDIKKNIRDAILTITGAMSTLNPPVALEKKENEPRVEYIQDYASSPDFNYPPEFYEHTEELWKDKGVLQTYERSNEYQLIDCAKYFLDRVSTIKNPNYTPNEQDILRCRVLTSGIFETRFQVDKVNFHMFDVGGQRDERRKWIQCFNDVTAIIFVTACSSYNMVLREDPTQNRLRESLDLFKSIWNNRWLRTISIILFLNKQDLLAEKIKAGKSKLSEYFSEFNKYQTPSDAIMESNDDPEVIRAKYFIRDEFLRISTASGDGKHYCYPHFTCAVDTENIKRVFNDCRDIIQRMHLRQYELL; this is encoded by the exons ATGGGTTGCTTTGGGTCTCCAACCTCGAAGCAGTCGGATGTGAACCCGGATGACCCGAAGAGCCAGAAGCGCCGGAGCGAAGCAATATCTAGACAGTTGCAGAAGGACAAACAGCTCTATAGGGCCACACACAGGCTGCTCCTCCTAGGGGCGGGTGAGTCCGGCAAATCAACTATAGTCAAGCAGATGCGAATATTGCACgtcgatggattttctgactccgaaaagaaacagaaaattGATGATATTAAAAAGAATATTCGAGACGCTATCTTG ACTATTACAGGAGCCATGAGCACACTTAATCCACCTGTAGctttagaaaagaaagaaaatgaACCCAGAGTGGAATATATTCAGGATTATGCATCTA GTCCGGACTTTAATTATCCTCCTGAATTTTATGAACATACAGAAGAACTATGGAAAGACAAGGGTGTTCTTCAAACCTACGAGAGGTCGAATGAGTATCAATTAATTGATTGTGCGAAATA CTTCCTGGATCGAGTAAGCACAATCAAGAATCCAAACTATACCCCAAATGAGCAGGATATTCTTCGGTGCCGTGTTTTGACTTCTGGAATATTTGAAACAAGATTTCAAGTGGACAAAGTAAACTTTCA CATGTTTGATGTCGGAGGACAGCGGGACGAGCGTAGAAAATGGATTCAATGTTTTAATGATGTAACTGCTATTATATTCGTAACTGCGTGCTCAAGTTATAACATGGTTTTGCGTGAAGATCCCACCCAAAATCGGCTTCGAGAATCTTTGGATTTGTTCAAGAGTATTTGGAACAACAG atgGCTTCGCACGATTTCTAttatactatttttaaataagcaaGATTTGTTAGCAGAGAAAATTAAGGCTGGAAAAAGTAAATTGTCGGAATATTTCTCCGAGTTTAACAAATACCAAACGCCAA GTGACGCAATAATGGAATCCAATGACGACCCAGAAGTAATAcgagcaaaatattttatacgaGACGAGTTTCTG CGTATATCTACCGCTAGCGGAGACGGTAAACACTACTGCTATCCACATTTCACATGCGCCGTTGACACAGAAAACATTAAACGGGTGTTTAATGATTGCAGAGACATTATTCAAAGGATGCACCTTCGTCAATATGAATTGTTATAG
- the LOC6494909 gene encoding uncharacterized protein LOC6494909 isoform X4: protein MNLFVVLVVVSMFSNLIQAAPSVDISNDELMDGKYLCEDISALKLFGNGNNDKFRTSGFTHESVSVKEPEF from the exons ATGAATCTGTTTGTAGTGCTGGTGGTTGTATCTATGTTCTCGAATCTTATCCAGGCAGCGCCAAGCGTG GATATTTCCAACGATGAGTTAATGGATGGGAAATATTTGTGCGAAG ATATTTcagctttaaaactgtttGGTAACGGAAACAACGACAAGTTTCGAACATCAGGATTT aCACATGAATCAGTTTCTGTCAAAGAGCCAGAATTTTGA